Part of the Bacillus sp. N1-1 genome, TCTAAGAAAATCACTTTCATGATTCATCTTCGCTCCCTTCCAAATAGTTATCGATTGTTTCCTTAAGCATTGCCTCTGCTTCTTCAATTGAACCTGAGTCAATCTGCGTCGCAGCGTTCGTTAAATGTCCACCACCATTAAGGCCTTCCATAATAATCTGGACATTCACTTCCCCTAGCGACCTTGCACTAATGCTAATTTTACCATCATTTCGTTTTGAAATAACGAAAGAAGCAATCACGCCGCTCATTGATAAAAGCGTATCTGCCGCTTGAGCAATTAATACTTGATCATAGGTCTGATCCTTTTCCCCTAGTGCGATCGCAATCCCACTCCGATAAATGTGGGACTTCTCTATGATTTTGGCTCTTCTAATATACTGCGCAATGTCTTCACGGAGGAACTCTTGAACAAGGACAGTATCAGCACCATGCGCCCTCAAATAAGAAGCAGCATCAAATGTTCTAGAACCGGTCCTAAGCGTAAAGCTTTTCGTATCCACAATAATACCGGCTAGAAGTGCGGTTGCCTCCATGATGTCCATTTTAAGCCGTTTTGGCTGGTATTCAAAGAGTTCCGTAACAAGCTCCGCTGTCGAAGAAGCATAAGGTTCCATGTAGACAAGAACCGGATCTTCAATAAACTCTTCTCCACGTCTATGGTGATCAATGACAACGACATGATCGAGCTTTTGCAAAAGACGCTCTTCCATAACAAGTGATGGTTTATGCGTATCGACGACAACTAAAAGCGTATTAGGCGTACAATTCTCAAGTGCATCTTCAGGGTCTATAAAACGTGCCCAAAGTTGCTCATTCCCTTCAATCTCTTCGATTAATCTTGAGACACCGCTAGTCCGTTGATTTTGGTCAAAAACGATTGAACCTTCTTTTCCATTTGCCTGGGCTACTTTAAGAATACCAATGGAAGCACCAATTGAATCCATATCAGGGTTTTTATGTCCCATGATAATCACTTGGTCACTATCAAGGACAAGTTCCCGTAATGCATGGGAAATGACTCGTGCTCTTACCCTCGTCCGCTTTTCAATAGGGTTTGTCTTTCCACCATAAAATTTCACTTTCCCTGTCGTCTGCTTAATAGCAACTTGATCACCACCGCGTCCAAGCGCAAGATCAAGGCTGGATTGAGCTAACTGACCAAGTTCGGTAAGCGTACTATGTCCGCTACCAACTCCAATACTTAATGTAATCGAAACATTTTCCTTAGAAGTCGCTTCACGAACTTCATCAAGAATCGAAAACTTATTTTTTTCTAAGTCTTGAAGAATTTTTTGATTTAAAACAGCAAAGAATTTCTCAGATGAACTTCGCTTTAAGAAGATTCCCTGTTCATCTGCCCAGTTATTTAGAATCGATGTGACGGAGCTGTTTAAGTTACTGCGCACCTGGTCACCAAGACCCTGGGTGACTTCTTCATAGTTATCAAGATAAATAATCCCAACAACTGTTTTTTCTTCATTATAAAGACGCTGAATTTCTACTTTTTCACTCACATCAAAGAAATAGAGCAATCTTTCTTCTTGCTTAAAATACGTTTTGTATTTTCGATCATGAATCGTTAAAATTTCTTCATTCGCCTCTGATTTTAGAAAGGGAATAATTTGTTCAGAAATATCATTCAAAGAAAGTCCTATCAATTGCTCTTTCTCCATCATGATAGGCAAATAAGGATTCGTCCATTCGATGTGATATTCCTCATCATACAGCAAGATTCCAAATGGCATTTCCATCAGAGCCTCGTCTCCCACCTTCTTCACACGGTGAGACAGAGTCGAAACGTAGTCTCTGAGAGCAGCTTGGAATAAAGACTCAGCTCGAATCGCTGTATAAACAAGAAGCGTCATAACCACTACGCTCCCAATTCCTAATATCCAGTTGTAATAGGTGATGATGCCGATAAACAGGATGGAAATGACGAACAAGGCTACCACATGATAACCATGCCACCGTTTCGTTAAAAACTTTGGCATACTTTCAGCTCCTACCTATGATTTCATTCTCCTTCGCAATTCGAAACCAAGATCAATGATTCCAATAATAACAATAAATGATGTTAGTGCGAAGCCAAGAAACGTTAACAGAATTGGCACGACGATGGGCCATCCTTTTTGATGGCAAAAAAAGTAAATTACAGCAAGACCCTGTACAAATATCAGAGCATTGAGTATAGAGTACACATTAATGGCTGCCACAAACACAGCCGATCCTTCTTCTAATCCTACCATCATAACAATAGTAACAACTAAATAATACCATAAAAAACTCTTCGGAAATGTCCATTCTCTGATTGGCTGAAAGACTGGTGGCTGAAAGTTGCCTACTCTCCTTAAAATCGGAACAGAAAGTAGCTGTGAAATAAGTGCAATCACTACACCCATGAGCACTAAACCTGTTGGAATTAAATAGCGTAATAAACTAATTTGCTCTTTAAGTTGATTAAATTGGCTAGTGTCCTGACCAAGCGAACGATAAATCGACTCTGCTTGTTGAAAGGATTGATTCATCATTTCCACGACTAGGTCAGCTGGATTTTGGCCGATCACTAGAATACTTGATACAAATGCAAGCACAAGGCCGACTACATACGCTAACCCGCTTCCTACCAATACAGCAAGTGCAGACTTACGAATTGCGTATAAATACCCAGCAGTTATCCCTCCAAGCGCCACCGTGAACGTCATAACGAGAGAAGGAAGACCTGCCGTTAAAACCCCTAGTACAAGCGTCACAGCCCACATCACTAGCCCACTCTTCATCCCATTGCGTACAACCATCAATATAAACGGGATAGGAAGAGCCCAGAGCGTAAGAGAGCCGAGAAGTGGTACATAAATCGTAATCAGAAACAAAACAGCAAATACGGCCGCAAGCGCAGCCCCTTCAACTAACTGCCTAACACCTTGATTCTTCAATAGTCTTCTCCTTTTCAGTAAAGCGGAAGTGGGCGGTTAGGTCCGACAAGCGCTGGAAGCCTTTCATTTGAACACGGTCTTTGTGTTCCGATGAAAGGTTGAAGCGACTCGAGGACCTGCCCACTGCAGCTGGATCGTGTAAAGCGGAAGTGACCGTTTAGGCTCGACAAGCACTGGAACCTTTACATTTGAACACGGTTTTTGTGTTCAGAGGTAAAGGTGAAGTGCTCGAGAGACTGGTCACTGCAGCTAGATCATGTAAAGCGGAGCGGGCCTGCTTAAATCCGCAGGTTGTTGGAGCCCAAGAGATTGAGACGCTTTTTGTCTCATTCGATTGGGCGAAACAGCCGAAGGATTTGGCCCGCGCAGCTGGATTGTGTAAAGCGGAAGTGACCGTTTAGGCTCGACAAGCACTGGAACCTTTACATTTGAACACGGTTTTTGTGTTCAGAGGTAAAGGTGAAGTGCTCGAGAGACTGGTCACTGCAGCTAGATCGTGTAAAGCGGAAGTAACCGATGAAACCCAATAATCAATTGCATTCTTTCAGTCTCTATCAATACAGTATATTCATTCATTTATCAACCCGCTTAGTTGAAATACAAAAAACGGGTCGAAATCCCCTTACTACATTGTAAGAATTTCTGCCCGTTTCAGCAAATGTTTCATTAATTTGAATAGTGAGCATTAAGAAAAGGCTGTATCGTTAACAGCCTTTTATGTACTACATAAGAGAAAGCGTCTCTTCCTTCGCACCATCCATCTCTTTTTGAAGCCACTCGACTAATTGCATAGATGCTTCTTGCGCATCTTCGCCGTCAGCAATAAGTAGAATCGAATCACTTTCTTTCACGGTCAGATTAAACGTGATAACGCTCGTTAAATTCTTTCCGTTAATGCTATGCCCATTTCGATAGAGAGACACGTGACTATCAAACGTCTTCGCTTTTTTGACGAATGCCATAAGAGAATTCATACTAAGCGGTGCGGTAAGTGTTACTGTTGAAGTTTCAACGTTCATTATTGTGGTTCCTCCTTACAGGATTCTTGTAAGGATTGTATTCCCTCATCATGCATGAGTGTAAACCACTTATTCCAAAATCGCGTCATCATCTTAGAATAACTTTGTATAGAAAAAAGCAGTAGGAAATCATCCTACTGCTTTTCATCCTTACTCACCAAGTACGTATGGTAGTAAAGCCATTTGACGAGCACGTTTAACTGCGCGAGTCAATTGACGTTGGTATTTAGCGCTAGTACCTGTTACACGACGTGGAAGAATTTTTCCACGCTCAGATACGAAGCGTTTAAGAAGATCTACATCTTTATAGTCGATGTAAGTGATTTTGTTTACTGTGAAGAAACAAACCTTTTTACGACGACCTCTGCGTCCACCTGGTCTTGCCATGGGTAGTTACCTCCTTTGCAATTAAAATTCGTTCTCTGCTTTCACCGCTCGAAACAGAGAGTATTAGAACGGCAAGTCATCATCTGAAATGTCGATCGGCTTGCCATCGCTCGCAAACGGGTCATCTCCAAAATTGGAGTGATCACGGTTGTTATCACGATTTTGGTTCTGATTCCCGTAACCGCCGGTTTCTCTGTTTTGGTTGCCGCCACCGTAGTTGCTACTGTTGCCGCTTCCGCCACCGCCTTGGTTAGAACCTTTAGGCTCGAGAAATTGGACGCTTTCAGCCATCACTTCTGTCACAAACACACGCTGTCCCTGGCTATTATCATAAGAGCGAGTCTGAACTCGTCCATCTACACCAGCAAGGCTGCCTTTTTTCAAGAAATTGGCTGCATTTTCTGCCTGTCTGCGCCATACAACAATGTTGATAAAATCAGCTTCGCGGTCTCCCTGCTGATTCGTAAACGGGCGATTCACAGCAAGTGTGAAGTTCGCCACCGCTACGCCACTAGGGGTATAACGCAATTCAGGGTCTTTTGTTAAACGTCCAACTAATACGACGCGATTCAGCATCAGAACCCCTCCTATTTATAGAACAATTACTTTTTAGCTTCTTCTAGGTTGATCGTCATGAAACGAAGAACATCGTCGTTGATTTTCATCAAACGGCTGAATTCATCAATCGCTTCAGTGTTACTGTTAATGTTAAGAAGCATGTAGATCCCGCTGTTGAAATTCTCGATTTCATAAGCAAGACGCTTCTTACCCATTTCTTTAGTTTCATTAATTTCCGCACCATTGTCAGTAAGGATTCCGTTGAAACGCTCGACAAGAGCTTTCTGTGCATCCTCTTCAATGTTTGGACGGATAATGTACATAATTTCGTAGTTACGCATTCCGTTCACCTCCTTTTGGTCTAACGGCTCTTAACTGGAATTAAGAGCAAGGAGTAAGTATACAAAGATAATTACTCACAGCTTTAGATTATACCAAATTAATTCTTTATTAGCAAGTCTATGTTCTAATTGAACTTTTTTCGTAGAAATTAATGCTATACACCGATTGATTTACGCTCCAATCAACTAAGAGTGGAGTTTTCAAAACCAATTCAAAACATCAATCTATAAGAAAAGAACCTAACTTATACGTTAAAACGGAAATGGATCACGTCTCCGTCTTTTACAATATACTCTTTTCCTTCAAGACGAACTTTTCCTTTTTCTTTCGCGATCGCCATTGTCCCAGCTTCAACTAGGTCATCATAAGCGACAATTTCAGCGCGAATAAATCCACGTTCAAAGTCGGTATGGATAATACCTGCTGCCTGAGGAGCTTTCATACCAAGACGGAATGTCCACGCACGAACTTCTTGCTCACCTGCGGTGAAATAAGTTGCTAATCCAAGAAGGTCGTAAGAAGCACGAATTAATTTGTTCAAACCAGGCTCTGAAATACCAATATCCTCAAGGAAAGCGTCTTTCTCTTCCCCATCAAGCTCAGCAAGCTCAGACTCAATTTTCGCACAAACAACAATGACTTCAGCGCCTTCTTTTGAAGCATATTCACGAACTTTAGCGACATATTCATTATCTGAAGGATCTAGAAGATCATCTTCATCAACGTTTGCTACATAAAGAACAGGCTTTTTCGTTAGTAGGTGATACCCATATACGATTTTCTCTTCTTCTTCTGTTAGTTCTACACTTCGAGCAGGCTGCTCTTCCTCAAACGCTTCTTTCAATTTTGTAAGAACGTTAAACTCAGCCAATGCTTCTTTGTCTTTTTGTTTCGCCATTTTTTGAACGCGCGCAATCCGCTTATCAACTGATTCAAGATCAGCAAGAATAAGCTCAAGGTTAATTGTTTCAATATCTGAAATAGGATCTACTTTACCAGACACGTGCGTAATGTTCTCATCATCAAAACAACGAACAACCTGAGAGATTGCGTCTACTTGGCGAATATGAGAAAGAAACTTATTTCCTAGTCCTTCTCCTTTACTTGCCCCTTTTACAATTCCAGCAATATCGGTAAATTCAAAAGCTGTTGGAATGGTTTTCTTTGGCTTTACTAGTTCAGTAAGCTTTTGAAGACGCTCATCAGGAACCTCTACAATCCCAACGTTCGGATCGATTGTACAGAACGGATAGTTCGCTGACTCTGCTCCTGCCTGTGTAATTGCATTAAATAACGTTGACTTCCCAACATTCGGAAGCCCTACAATACCGGTGGTTAATGCCATCTCGGTCACTCCTTTAAAGTATCTGCCTAAACAGGCGATTTTTATAAAATAAAGATGGCTAAATAAGCCATTTCTAGACATTTTTCTTCAATTTGATTTACAAACGACATACCTTACCAATTATAGAGATGAGAACGTAAAAAAACAAGCGTCCTCCATTTCTCTGTAAGTAAAATGACCGCCCAAAATGGACGGTCAAGATTCCGCATGCTCAAGGACTTTCTTCAGCTTTTTAGAAAACTCTTTTCGTGGGAGCATTACACTGTGGTCACAACCTAGACATTTAATACGAATATCCGCTCCCATTCGAATCACTTTCCATCGGTTCTCCCCACACGGATGAGCTTTCTTCATTTCAACAACGTCATTTAAGCCAAATTCTTTATCGGACATAAGGATTCCCCCTTTATGCTTTTTCCTTCACTTCACTCTGTTCATCACGTTGATACATCACAACACGCGGAAGAGCAATTTCAATTCCTATTTCATCAAAACGTTGCTTAACCGCTTTTCTAATTTCTCGACCAATGACCCAGTGCTCCATTGGCTGCACTTCCGAGATGATTCTGAGAACCACTTCTGAAGGTCCTAAATTCTGCACGCCAAGATATTCTGGTTTTACAATCATAGCATCGAACTGTTCATATAGCTCGTCCAATAAATGAATGATCACTTTTTCAGCTTCTGGTATACGTTCTTCATACGCAATGTTCACATCCACTACGGCAATACTATTATGAATTGAGTAATTCGTCACTTGATTTATGTTACCATTCGGCAGAATATGAAGCTCTCCTGTCCAGCTTTTAATTTTCGTAACACGCAATCCTATTTCTTCAACAAAACCTTCCACTCCAGAAATCCGTACATAATCCCCCACGGAAAATTGTTTCTCAAAAATAATAAAAAAGCCTGTAATGACGTCGCGAACGAGGTTCTGGGCACCGAAACCAACTGCCAAACCAACGACACCAGCTCCGGCGATAAGCGTTCGAACATCGACATCAAACTCACTCAAGATCATCACAAGCGCAATAAAATAGGTGACGTAGGTTAAAATATTTTCAATTAAGCGGATAAGCGTCGCTTCTCTCCGTTCTGATAATCGAAGCGGGCTTTTCAATCGGATCGCGAAAATTTGCGCAAGGGCCGATTTTGCGATCCGAAGAAAAATCCACGTTCCGATGATAATTGCAAGAATAGTAAATCCTCTTTTGACTATATTTCCCCAAAGGTCACGATTGGATAAATAATCGTACGCAGAATTCCACATTGGCTCGAACCAATCCAAGCATCATCCCTCCCAGTTTTTAGTACTATGATAACAAATCATACCGTTTTAGAACTGGGAAAATCAAGATAGATGCCAAAATATAGAGGTTGAGCACACCATAGAGAGGGTATAAAAAAGCAACTAGTGTTGAAAAACCAAACGAAGTAAAAGGAATCATTGTCAACACAATGAGAAAGGCAACGAACCATAAAGGAAGTCCAAGTATACCGCGGAATCTTGAAGTAAGACCAAACACACCGCTAACTGCTGTCGTGTAAATGGCTAACCATAGTAAGACAGACATAATTAAGATCATATAGTATGGATAACTTTTCAAAATCGCAAATAGTGGAATTTCATATACCAGTAGATCATGAGCAACTTGGATTAACGATTGATTGTAGAGAAACGAAACACCACCCAGAATAACCCCGCTTCCAACGCTCGCAATCCAAATCTCTCCCCGATGCTTAATTTGATGGCCAACAGCCGAAAGAACAGCAACGAGTGGTAAAATATTAAGTGCAGTAAAGGTAAATGCTGCGGGCCAATTTGACTGCTTTGTCCAATTAAACAACATCGTTGATGGATTAGCATTTATAAACAAAGTAAGAACAGAAAGTAGTAGAATAATAAGAAGAGGAAGAATAATAGCATTCATTGATAACATGCCATTAATATCCCAAAAGAATAAAATAACAACGAGCACTGCGAGAATTCCAATACCTAACGCATAAGGAAGATGAACAACTTCCATCGTTGCCCCGCCACCTGCCAACATCACAATCGTCGTCGTAAATAAATACAGGATAATTAACAAATCATAAATACCCGTCAACTTTTTCCCAACAAGTCGCTCTAAAATAGGAATATAGTGCGTTGACTTCGTTTCATAACTAATTTTCATAACCACATAACAACAAATCGAGAACATAACCGTAAACAATACAATGGCAAGTACACTTTCATGACCAAAAAACTGCCACAGTTCACGGCCAGAAGCGTAACCAGCGCCAATCATCGTGCCTAATATAAGAAACAGCCATTTCAATCCACCGCTTAACATGGCATTCCCTCCTTGGCCTACTCGTTATACGATCGAAGTGAAATACATCGCAAAAATCATCTTGTATGTATAGATCACGTCAGATTTCCGTATACTGTTACTACTATTACAAAGGAGAGAATCCTATGAATCTTCGAGACAAGTTTTTTCAAAAAAAGCCTGCTGCGTATCGAATCCATCATGAGGATACTCTTGCTAGTAAAACGCTTAGTGAGAAGCTTTCCTTACTTTTACCAGCACGAAGAACGGATTCAATCGTAATTGTTTGTATTGGCACCGACCGCTCAACAGGAGATGCACTCGGTCCACTTGTTGGCACCAAACTGCAACAACTAAAGCCGAAAGCTACGATATACGGGACGCTTGAATCACCTGTGCATGCTGTCAATTTAAATGAGGTTATGGAATCAATCGCAGAGCGTCATCCCCGTCCATTTATTATTGGAATTGATGCTTGTCTCGGACGGCTTCACTCAGTCGGTATTATTACTGCTGGAGAAGGTCCAGTTAAGCCAGGGGCTGGTGTGAAAAAAGAGCTTCCGGAAGTAGGAAATATTCACTTAACTGGTATTGTGAATGTAAGTGGGTTTATGGAATACTTTGTTTTGCAAAATACGAGGTTAAATCTTGTTATGAAAATGGCTGATGTGATGGCAATCAGTCTTCACGAATCGATTGAAGCTTATGGAAGAGACGTTCCAATTGAAAAACACAAAGCATCAAATTGGGGAGATGACCTGATTCAACTTCCATAACAAAAAGCTCATGCTTCGGCTACATAGCCAAACATGAGCTTTTTGAAATCTACTTAATTAAAGAATAGCGGGAAAAAAGTACAAAGCCGTCACAAGAATCGCAGCAATTAATAAAGCAGGAAGAAAATTAGCCACACGAATTTTTATGATACCAAGCAAGTTTAGGCCAATTGCCATAATCATTATGCCTCCAGCTGATGTCACTTCTGCAATAAAAGCATCAAGGAGGATTTGAGGGACGATTTGATTAATTTGAGAAGCAAACAAAGCGATTAATCCTTGATAAATCATAACGGGAATAGCTGAAAACAACACCCCATAACCAAGCGTGGCGGTAAACATAATTGCGGTAAAACCATCAATTAGTGACTTCGTAAATAAAATCGAGTGATCATTTCGCAGTCCGCTATCAAGTGCACCAAGAATCGCCATCGCACCAACTACATAAACAAGAGTAGCTGTGACAAAAGCCTGGGCAACGCTCCCCTCAGAAGCAGCTCCTGTTTTCTTTTCAATCCAGCTACCCAATGTTGCAAGTTTCCCTTCAAGATCCCAGTACTCTCCTAGCATCCCACCAATAACAAGACTGCCAATCACAATAAGGAATTGCTCGCTTTTCATGGCCATTTGAAGGCCAATCACCGTAATAACGAGAGCAAGCCCTTGCATAATGGTCGTTTTCATTCTGTCTGGAATTCGTCTGCTAACTGTTCCGATTAAAGCACCAACCATAATGGCTACTCCGTTTACAACCGTACCTAAAAACACCATTCCCTACATCTCCTCAGCCGAAGTACCCCTCAACAATTTCTTCTATTGCTTCAATTACTTTATAAACCTCATCTTCCGTATTATAAGGCCCTACACTTAAACGCACTGTTCCCGTTTTGCTCGTACCAATCGTCTCATGACCAAGCGGAGTACAATGCAACCCTGCCCTCACCGCTATTTGATAATGCTGATCTAGGATAATTGCAATCTCCTGGGCATCTATTCCATCAATCGTAAATGGAATAACGGCAAGTCGTTGTTCTGGTCCATAAACGTGAACATAATCGATTTGATTCAACCGATTAACTAGAATCTCTGTTAGCTTCTGTTCATGCTTTCTTATTTCATCAAGACCCATTTTTTTTACCGCATTTAATCCAGCTAGTAACCCTGCAATTCCTGGCGTATTTAGTGTACCGCTCTCAAGACGCTCCGGCAGTTGATTTGGCTGATCAATTAATTCTGAGCTACTCCCCGTTCCGCCGTGATAAAGAGGCTTTAGTTCGATTCCTTCACTAACCATTAGCACACCAGTCCCTTGAGGGCCAAGCAAGCCTTTATGACCAGGAAAGGCTAATAGATCAATGCTCATATCACTCATATGGATAGGAACGATACCAGCGGTTTGAGAGGCATCAACTAAAAAGGTGATTTCTTTTTCTCTTGCAATCCCACCAATAACATCAATTGGAACAATGTTACCGGTTAAATTCGATCCATGTGAAACGATAATCATTTTTGTATTTGGTTGAATCCCCTGGCGAAATGCATCGCTATCAAATTCATTGTATTCCCCTATGTTAAAGTAATCGACTTCAATTCCCACAGCTTTTTTCATGTATTCAAGAGGACGACGAACAGAGTTATGCTCATATGAGGTCGTTAGAACATGATCTCCTTCAAGAAAATGAAAACCTTTAATCGCTTGGTTTAGAGCCGCAGTTGCATTAGCTGTAAAACAAACGCGTTCCGAATGATTAAAACCAAAAAAATCCGCCAGTTGTTCACGTGCACGAATAACTGTATCATTAGCACGTCTAGATAAGGCGTGCCCACCTCGGCCTGGATTTGCTGCATACTCTGTCATCACCTCTGTCATAGCCTGAACGACTTCCGGCGGTTTAGGAAAAGATGTAGCCGCTTGATCAAAATATATCACGTTACCACCCCATCATTTTCGTTAGAATAAGAGCATGAACTAAGCTCATGCTCTTATTCGGTACCTTCTTGTAAAACCTCTAAAATACGATTAAGATCTTCCTCTGAAAAGAACTCAATTTCTATTTTGCCTTTTTTCTTTGACCGTTTAATCGAGACAGATGTTCCGAACTTCTCACG contains:
- a CDS encoding DHH family phosphoesterase, coding for MPKFLTKRWHGYHVVALFVISILFIGIITYYNWILGIGSVVVMTLLVYTAIRAESLFQAALRDYVSTLSHRVKKVGDEALMEMPFGILLYDEEYHIEWTNPYLPIMMEKEQLIGLSLNDISEQIIPFLKSEANEEILTIHDRKYKTYFKQEERLLYFFDVSEKVEIQRLYNEEKTVVGIIYLDNYEEVTQGLGDQVRSNLNSSVTSILNNWADEQGIFLKRSSSEKFFAVLNQKILQDLEKNKFSILDEVREATSKENVSITLSIGVGSGHSTLTELGQLAQSSLDLALGRGGDQVAIKQTTGKVKFYGGKTNPIEKRTRVRARVISHALRELVLDSDQVIIMGHKNPDMDSIGASIGILKVAQANGKEGSIVFDQNQRTSGVSRLIEEIEGNEQLWARFIDPEDALENCTPNTLLVVVDTHKPSLVMEERLLQKLDHVVVIDHHRRGEEFIEDPVLVYMEPYASSTAELVTELFEYQPKRLKMDIMEATALLAGIIVDTKSFTLRTGSRTFDAASYLRAHGADTVLVQEFLREDIAQYIRRAKIIEKSHIYRSGIAIALGEKDQTYDQVLIAQAADTLLSMSGVIASFVISKRNDGKISISARSLGEVNVQIIMEGLNGGGHLTNAATQIDSGSIEEAEAMLKETIDNYLEGSEDES
- a CDS encoding YybS family protein, giving the protein MKNQGVRQLVEGAALAAVFAVLFLITIYVPLLGSLTLWALPIPFILMVVRNGMKSGLVMWAVTLVLGVLTAGLPSLVMTFTVALGGITAGYLYAIRKSALAVLVGSGLAYVVGLVLAFVSSILVIGQNPADLVVEMMNQSFQQAESIYRSLGQDTSQFNQLKEQISLLRYLIPTGLVLMGVVIALISQLLSVPILRRVGNFQPPVFQPIREWTFPKSFLWYYLVVTIVMMVGLEEGSAVFVAAINVYSILNALIFVQGLAVIYFFCHQKGWPIVVPILLTFLGFALTSFIVIIGIIDLGFELRRRMKS
- a CDS encoding HPr family phosphocarrier protein; the protein is MNVETSTVTLTAPLSMNSLMAFVKKAKTFDSHVSLYRNGHSINGKNLTSVITFNLTVKESDSILLIADGEDAQEASMQLVEWLQKEMDGAKEETLSLM
- the rpsR gene encoding 30S ribosomal protein S18, which translates into the protein MARPGGRRGRRKKVCFFTVNKITYIDYKDVDLLKRFVSERGKILPRRVTGTSAKYQRQLTRAVKRARQMALLPYVLGE
- the ssb gene encoding single-stranded DNA-binding protein, with amino-acid sequence MLNRVVLVGRLTKDPELRYTPSGVAVANFTLAVNRPFTNQQGDREADFINIVVWRRQAENAANFLKKGSLAGVDGRVQTRSYDNSQGQRVFVTEVMAESVQFLEPKGSNQGGGGSGNSSNYGGGNQNRETGGYGNQNQNRDNNRDHSNFGDDPFASDGKPIDISDDDLPF
- the rpsF gene encoding 30S ribosomal protein S6 — protein: MRNYEIMYIIRPNIEEDAQKALVERFNGILTDNGAEINETKEMGKKRLAYEIENFNSGIYMLLNINSNTEAIDEFSRLMKINDDVLRFMTINLEEAKK
- the ychF gene encoding redox-regulated ATPase YchF, with the protein product MALTTGIVGLPNVGKSTLFNAITQAGAESANYPFCTIDPNVGIVEVPDERLQKLTELVKPKKTIPTAFEFTDIAGIVKGASKGEGLGNKFLSHIRQVDAISQVVRCFDDENITHVSGKVDPISDIETINLELILADLESVDKRIARVQKMAKQKDKEALAEFNVLTKLKEAFEEEQPARSVELTEEEEKIVYGYHLLTKKPVLYVANVDEDDLLDPSDNEYVAKVREYASKEGAEVIVVCAKIESELAELDGEEKDAFLEDIGISEPGLNKLIRASYDLLGLATYFTAGEQEVRAWTFRLGMKAPQAAGIIHTDFERGFIRAEIVAYDDLVEAGTMAIAKEKGKVRLEGKEYIVKDGDVIHFRFNV
- a CDS encoding DUF951 domain-containing protein yields the protein MSDKEFGLNDVVEMKKAHPCGENRWKVIRMGADIRIKCLGCDHSVMLPRKEFSKKLKKVLEHAES
- a CDS encoding mechanosensitive ion channel family protein — encoded protein: MDWFEPMWNSAYDYLSNRDLWGNIVKRGFTILAIIIGTWIFLRIAKSALAQIFAIRLKSPLRLSERREATLIRLIENILTYVTYFIALVMILSEFDVDVRTLIAGAGVVGLAVGFGAQNLVRDVITGFFIIFEKQFSVGDYVRISGVEGFVEEIGLRVTKIKSWTGELHILPNGNINQVTNYSIHNSIAVVDVNIAYEERIPEAEKVIIHLLDELYEQFDAMIVKPEYLGVQNLGPSEVVLRIISEVQPMEHWVIGREIRKAVKQRFDEIGIEIALPRVVMYQRDEQSEVKEKA
- the yyaC gene encoding spore protease YyaC → MNLRDKFFQKKPAAYRIHHEDTLASKTLSEKLSLLLPARRTDSIVIVCIGTDRSTGDALGPLVGTKLQQLKPKATIYGTLESPVHAVNLNEVMESIAERHPRPFIIGIDACLGRLHSVGIITAGEGPVKPGAGVKKELPEVGNIHLTGIVNVSGFMEYFVLQNTRLNLVMKMADVMAISLHESIEAYGRDVPIEKHKASNWGDDLIQLP
- a CDS encoding DUF554 domain-containing protein, which codes for MVFLGTVVNGVAIMVGALIGTVSRRIPDRMKTTIMQGLALVITVIGLQMAMKSEQFLIVIGSLVIGGMLGEYWDLEGKLATLGSWIEKKTGAASEGSVAQAFVTATLVYVVGAMAILGALDSGLRNDHSILFTKSLIDGFTAIMFTATLGYGVLFSAIPVMIYQGLIALFASQINQIVPQILLDAFIAEVTSAGGIMIMAIGLNLLGIIKIRVANFLPALLIAAILVTALYFFPAIL
- a CDS encoding aminotransferase class V-fold PLP-dependent enzyme, which codes for MIYFDQAATSFPKPPEVVQAMTEVMTEYAANPGRGGHALSRRANDTVIRAREQLADFFGFNHSERVCFTANATAALNQAIKGFHFLEGDHVLTTSYEHNSVRRPLEYMKKAVGIEVDYFNIGEYNEFDSDAFRQGIQPNTKMIIVSHGSNLTGNIVPIDVIGGIAREKEITFLVDASQTAGIVPIHMSDMSIDLLAFPGHKGLLGPQGTGVLMVSEGIELKPLYHGGTGSSSELIDQPNQLPERLESGTLNTPGIAGLLAGLNAVKKMGLDEIRKHEQKLTEILVNRLNQIDYVHVYGPEQRLAVIPFTIDGIDAQEIAIILDQHYQIAVRAGLHCTPLGHETIGTSKTGTVRLSVGPYNTEDEVYKVIEAIEEIVEGYFG